One genomic region from Proteiniborus ethanoligenes encodes:
- a CDS encoding GTP-binding protein, with the protein MAKAKFERNKPHVNIGTIGHVDHGKTTLTA; encoded by the coding sequence ATGGCAAAAGCAAAATTTGAAAGAAATAAGCCACACGTAAACATTGGAACAATAGGACACGTTGACCACGGTAAAACAACACTAACAGC